ttcTGTTCACAGGTTATTGGTGTTCTAAGTGCTATTACTAATTTCCATGATGACTAGTATTTGGAATAATTACAATGTTATACTGATTGTATAACATTGTAAATTATGCTTTCGgttgtattgtattttttccttTCTGTATAGTTATGTCAGTTAGTGTTGTTTAGTCTGCTGTAACAAACTATAACTAATTCTATCTGAATTAGGTATTGCTCATGTGATTGATCATTGCCAGCTTTCTTTGTAAGCTAAAGTTCTCCACTCTCTGTGTAAGAGCTATCGTTATATCATTCAATCATAAGATACTTTTCGGAATAATTTTCTCTAGCACACACTCTTTTTCTCTCTGGTTTCTTAATATGGTATGGAGAGTTTCATCTTAATCCTTTCCAAGGCTTCCACACAAAATCAATTTTCAATCTTTTGCTCCTTTCATTTTCTCTCATCAAATTACTATCAAACTTGATGAGAAGAACTTCATTCTTTTGAAACAGCAGATGGAAGGAGTTATTCTTGGTCATAGACTCCATTATTTTGTGACGAATCCTTCAATCCCTCTCAAATAATATCTGAGTGAAGAAGATAGAACAACAATATTCATTACTCTTCACGTGAGAAGAACCttattcttttctctctttggTTTTTTACTTCCCTGTATTCATTTTTTGGCAAATATGGGAAAAATTTCACAATTTCTTTCATGAACAAGCCAAAGCTCAAACAAATCTTGCTCTGAATAGAATTGAAGCATATTGCCAAATAGAATTGATTCATGACTGAATAGCTTAAGACAAGGAAAATAACATATGCAGAAGGCATGGTACCAACATCATATACCCAGCATAGATTGCCTAATCCCGTGCAATTTTGTTAAGGCCTCTGTCATGGTCCATCGGTCTTTGGGATGATGAGTAGCACAAGACAAGGCAACTCTCATCACAGCAGCTACGCACTCCTCAGCTTTGCGCACCCAATGTGTGTTATCATTGTTATAGCTGTTGCCTATAGACCCACCACTGCTATCGTAACTTGTGCTAGAACTTCGTGTCGGGTGCTCATACTCGTTAATTAGCCTTTGATCAACCATATTCAGCACTTGATTCTCATGCATGGCAGAGACAAACTTATTCAGGCTTAATCCTTCTTTGAACATCTCATCAGTTGGTCTTTTGGCTATGAACATCTCTAGAAGCAGAATCCCAAAGCTGTAGACATCACCATGAGTTGAAGCCTTTCCTCCTAGACCATATTCTGAAACATAACACCCCAATATTAGCTAACCACAAACTTGCTTAGTTTATCCTTAAATAACTGGTAAAACAAAAGTAATTTTTAGTACCTGGAGCAATATAGCCAATTGATCCCTTTAGTCCCAAAGTGCTACTATGCTTTTCTGATGGATTTTGAGAAAGAAACCTCGCCAATCCAAAATCTGCGACATGGGCCACCATATTCTCATCTAGTAGGACATTGGCTGGTTTCATATCACAATGAACTATTGGGGGGTCACAATCATGGTGCAAGTAGTCCATGGCAGAAGCAACATCAATGGCAATGTTTAATCTTTGCAACAAGGTCAGAGATGATCCTGACTCATAATCTTCTGTGTATAGATTCATGTCCAAGTTTCCATTTGGCATGAATTGCATAATAAGGGCCTTAAAGTCTTCTCCCTTATAATCAAGGCTGGAACAAGAAGTGATAACCTTCACAAGGTTTCGATGCCTGATATTTTTCAAAACTTCACATTCTGCATTAAAACTCTGAGAAGCTTTGCTTTGGTGCAGGTCCAAGACTTTGACAGCAAGGGTCGTGGTTTCTTCACCGGTGCTGATGCTGAACACACCTTTATAAACAGAGCCAAAGCCTCCTTTTCCAATCAAGTTTTCAGCTGCAAAATTGCTTGTAGCAAGCCGAATATCAGCGTAGGATATATTTTGAGGTAACCCTTTGAAAGTGGCAGAAGACAAATTAGTTTTCGCCTCCTTATATTTCTTCTTTCGGGACATTATCATCCACAGTAGATAGAGCAATGAAATGAGCAAAGCAGTGGCACCTGTAACTGCTAGTATGATAGGGAGTTTAATgtttcttttctctttacctGCAACACAGAGGAATAGTCCAAATTTCTTCACAATTTCATTGTCATGGCCACATAGTTTGTTGTTACCTCGGAGATCAACCCGGCTATGGTTCTTAAAAACGCCTTTCATAGGAACCACCCCTTCCAAATGGTTATAAGACAAATTTAATCTCACCATATACTCAAgcttttcaaaattttcagaaattGGGCCAGTGAGATTGTTTGATGATAGATCCAAAGTCTCAAGAGATGCTAAATCCCCTAGACCATTTGGAATTGAGCCACTGAATCTGTTTCTTGCCAACACAAGTGTCTTCAAGCTAGTGCAACCCTCTATTTCTATAGGAATATAGCCTGACAACTGGTTGTTGGAAATAACCATGGTCTGAAGTTGCTTCATGGTGTTGACCTCAGGAGGTAGCGAACCACGCAAAGAGTTTCCTTTTAAGTACAACATTGTTAAACCAGAAAGCTGAAATATCTCCTCTGGTATAGTCCCACCAAGCCTATTCATCATCAGATCGAGAACATTCAATCTCCTGCATTGTCCAATACTTGGGTGAATTCTACCTGAGAAGTTATTATATCCCAATTCAAGTTCATAAAGATTTGTAAAATTGCCAAAAATATCCGGAATCTCCCCAGAAAATGTATTATTGAACATCACAAGCTGCTGCAGCTTATTGAGGGCTCCCAGttctgatggtagctctccagTGAAATAATTATTTTCCAAAGACAAGGAGATGAGGTtttgaagtttcttcatccCTTGAGGAATGCTCCCAGTTAGCCAATTATCAGCAACACAGAACTGTTCTAGATTGCTAGATAAATTGGCAATAGAAGCTGGAAGTTCCCCAGTCAAATGGTTATCATTGATCATGAGAATTTTCAACTGAGTGGAGTTTCTAAGGGAATCAAAGAACTGAAAATTCGACGATGTTGTCGAAGATAGATTGTTATTCCCAAGACTCAAGTGGGTAAGATTTTTCAAGTTGTACAGCAGAGGAATGGAGCCATGAAACTTATTGTTAGCAAGATCAATATATTCAAGACGTGAGGCATTGGACATGGAACTAGGAATGACCCCTTCAAAACTATTGGTTGCCAAGGCAAGTGTCCTTAAATTTGGAAGAGCATGTCCCAAATTTTGTGGTAACTTGCCTGATAGACTATTCTGTGTCACGGATAAGAAGCTTAGCGAGGTAATGTTGAAGATAGAAGTGGGAAACTCACCAGTGAAATAATTCTGTGAGAGTTGAAGCTGGGAAAGATTTTGGAGATTACCTAATTCACTTGGAATCTCACCCACAAACCTGTTCCTTGCCATGGAAAGATTTTGAAGAGACAACAAATTGCCAAATGTTTGAGGGATTTTTCCTGTAAGATTATTGACAGACAAGTCCAAACTTTTTAAACGATGCAGAAGACCCAATTGTTGTGGAAGTGTGCCACTGAGATTGTTGAAAGCTAGTTGAATAACATTAAGAAGTGAGAGATGACCAAACTGTAAGGGAATTTGGCCATGAAATTTGTTGTTGGAAAGGTCAAGGGAATGAAGATAGGTGAGGTTGGAGAGGTGAGAGGGTAGATTACCAGAGAGGCCAAGTCCTTTTAGGGTGAGGGATTGGACTCTTGAACCAACTTTGGAGCAAGTGACACCATACCAAGTGCAGTGATTTTTGGAATTTGGTAACCAATCTGAAAGAGCATTATTTGGGTCAATCACTTGGGACTTGAAAGAAAGAAGGGCATCTCTATCTGTTTCATTGTTGCATATGATGCCATGAAAATGTTGTAGTAGGAAACATACGAAAATAAGTTGAATATAAGTCATCATGAGTAGGCAGTGTTGTGTTTCACTAATTTTATGTGTAGCTTATTGAGCATGCAAGTATTTATAACTTCAATTCTGGTTCAGATGTTTGATGATCTATGGTGCCCAAGTGTTAGATTCATGGTTGGAATCAGTCATGAACTGGAGCTGATTGTTTTGGGTCAGCGGTCAATCACCTCAGTGATACGTAAGGGACAGTAACTGAATGAAAAACATTATATACATGAAGGAGATATGCATCTAAAATTGATATATGTAAATGTACATTTACAATTTTGCTTGTACATATCACTGACTCGGTCCAAAACTGATTTTAGTCAAGATCTGTTTTTCTAACACGGATACCTTGCCCTCACACAATGGTTGCCTGCTAAGTAAGACAAGTCACAAGGGGAGTAGCAAACATCATCTATTTGACATTTCTCTAGTTCTTTGATTACCTCCGTCGTTACAAAGTGGGAAACTAACATATGAAGTAGCAAGTAGTAGGAAATTGCTACTtcaacaaagaaaattcatCAACACGGGTATTGACACAAGCATACGGAGACGAGCATTTAAGTTGCTACTCACGTGGGTACGGGGTCGGATATGAGTAATTTTAAAAAAGGCGGGTATTGTCATCTCTACCCATGATGCCTTAAACCATAAATTAATTGTTAGTTTGTTCTGTAACTTCTGTTGACCTTTTCAGCTTAAATACAA
This is a stretch of genomic DNA from Lotus japonicus ecotype B-129 chromosome 1, LjGifu_v1.2. It encodes these proteins:
- the LOC130745912 gene encoding LRR receptor-like serine/threonine-protein kinase EFR, whose amino-acid sequence is MMTYIQLIFVCFLLQHFHGIICNNETDRDALLSFKSQVIDPNNALSDWLPNSKNHCTWYGVTCSKVGSRVQSLTLKGLGLSGNLPSHLSNLTYLHSLDLSNNKFHGQIPLQFGHLSLLNVIQLAFNNLSGTLPQQLGLLHRLKSLDLSVNNLTGKIPQTFGNLLSLQNLSMARNRFVGEIPSELGNLQNLSQLQLSQNYFTGEFPTSIFNITSLSFLSVTQNSLSGKLPQNLGHALPNLRTLALATNSFEGVIPSSMSNASRLEYIDLANNKFHGSIPLLYNLKNLTHLSLGNNNLSSTTSSNFQFFDSLRNSTQLKILMINDNHLTGELPASIANLSSNLEQFCVADNWLTGSIPQGMKKLQNLISLSLENNYFTGELPSELGALNKLQQLVMFNNTFSGEIPDIFGNFTNLYELELGYNNFSGRIHPSIGQCRRLNVLDLMMNRLGGTIPEEIFQLSGLTMLYLKGNSLRGSLPPEVNTMKQLQTMVISNNQLSGYIPIEIEGCTSLKTLVLARNRFSGSIPNGLGDLASLETLDLSSNNLTGPISENFEKLEYMVRLNLSYNHLEGVVPMKGVFKNHSRVDLRGNNKLCGHDNEIVKKFGLFLCVAGKEKRNIKLPIILAVTGATALLISLLYLLWMIMSRKKKYKEAKTNLSSATFKGLPQNISYADIRLATSNFAAENLIGKGGFGSVYKGVFSISTGEETTTLAVKVLDLHQSKASQSFNAECEVLKNIRHRNLVKVITSCSSLDYKGEDFKALIMQFMPNGNLDMNLYTEDYESGSSLTLLQRLNIAIDVASAMDYLHHDCDPPIVHCDMKPANVLLDENMVAHVADFGLARFLSQNPSEKHSSTLGLKGSIGYIAPEYGLGGKASTHGDVYSFGILLLEMFIAKRPTDEMFKEGLSLNKFVSAMHENQVLNMVDQRLINEYEHPTRSSSTSYDSSGGSIGNSYNNDNTHWVRKAEECVAAVMRVALSCATHHPKDRWTMTEALTKLHGIRQSMLGI